Proteins from a single region of Pseudarthrobacter sp. NIBRBAC000502772:
- a CDS encoding MSMEG_3727 family PQQ-associated protein: MATPEEVPTTENRSDLLAKFGLDGQNKATMGRVLGTGSIAEATERADGTMEATIRIKEDECCWEPAILVLPHGGELELTVINDDTNTHACLLPNNGGPKFLGLLNHSKGRATINLDGPGYYWYSSPAGNDEGRGLTAAIVVKGEVPPEARLDRPNQPRP; this comes from the coding sequence GTGGCGACTCCTGAAGAAGTGCCGACTACTGAAAATCGGTCTGATCTGCTGGCGAAGTTTGGCTTGGACGGACAGAACAAGGCGACCATGGGTCGAGTGTTGGGGACCGGCTCCATCGCTGAGGCGACCGAACGTGCTGACGGCACGATGGAGGCGACGATCCGGATCAAGGAAGACGAGTGCTGCTGGGAACCAGCGATCCTGGTCCTGCCGCACGGCGGTGAACTTGAACTGACGGTCATTAACGATGACACGAACACGCACGCCTGCCTGTTGCCCAATAATGGCGGCCCGAAGTTCCTCGGGTTGCTGAACCACTCGAAGGGCCGGGCGACGATCAACCTGGATGGCCCGGGTTACTACTGGTACAGCTCACCGGCAGGCAACGACGAGGGCCGCGGTCTGACCGCCGCAATCGTTGTGAAGGGCGAAGTGCCCCCAGAAGCCCGGCTGGATCGACCCAACCAGCCCCGCCCATAG
- the pqqA gene encoding pyrroloquinoline quinone precursor peptide PqqA, translated as MNVDNNLKKWEAPTLAEIRVSAEVTAYVATK; from the coding sequence ATGAACGTTGATAACAATCTGAAAAAGTGGGAAGCGCCCACACTCGCGGAAATCCGCGTGTCCGCCGAAGTAACCGCCTACGTGGCAACCAAGTAG
- the katG gene encoding catalase/peroxidase HPI: protein MAGSPDAHVDRTYDQTLAARRSPNQRNCPVASGNPHDGKPQRLDLSCLSRPRRAANPLGEDFDYAKEFLSLDLGDLARDVDEVLTTSQDWWPADFGHYGPLVLRMAWHSAGTYRVGDGRGGPSAGMQRFAPLNGWPDNRNLDKARRLLWPVKQKYGHRISWADLMIFAGNRALESMGFTTFGFGGGREDVWEADATYWGPEDTWFADARHSGVRDLHEPLAASEMGLIYVDPQGPATMPDPIAAARDIRQTFRRMGLDDEETVALTAGGHTFGKTHGAADPARCLGPEPDAAPLELQGLGWASHFGTGNGADTVTSGLEGIWTPTPTRWDNSFLEVLFDYEWDVTLSPAGQWQWIPSDGAGAGTVPDAHDPSKTHVPTVLTTDLALKEDRVYGAIARRFLENPDQMADAFARAWFKLTHIDMGPTQRYLGPLVPSEQLIWQDPLPDVDHELVDADDVAAFKSQVLESGLSVGQLVFTAWASASTFRNSDKRGGANGARIRLEPQRSWDVNEPETLGTVLGTLEQIRKQFNDSQRGGKKISIADLIVLGGCAAVEHAAARAGHDIVVPFRPGRTDATQEWTDPEWFAVLEPKADAFRSYFGKGNRLPSEVLLIDRAGQLTLSAPEMTVLLGGLRVLGANHSRSPLGVLTSTPGSLTNDFFVNLLDMDTVWAPRPDDATAEATYEGRDRHTDELKWVASRTDLVFANDSELRALSEVYASQHAEKKFIRDFASAWHKVMNIDRFDR, encoded by the coding sequence ATGGCTGGGAGCCCGGACGCCCACGTCGACCGTACGTACGACCAGACCCTGGCCGCGCGGCGGTCGCCCAACCAACGGAATTGTCCCGTGGCAAGCGGAAACCCTCATGACGGTAAGCCCCAAAGGCTCGACCTGAGCTGCTTATCTCGGCCTAGACGCGCCGCCAATCCGTTGGGCGAGGACTTTGACTACGCCAAGGAGTTCCTCTCGCTGGACCTCGGGGACCTGGCACGCGATGTGGACGAGGTGTTGACTACCTCGCAGGACTGGTGGCCCGCCGACTTCGGACATTACGGACCGCTTGTGCTGCGAATGGCCTGGCACAGTGCCGGCACTTACCGCGTCGGTGACGGTCGGGGAGGTCCCAGCGCGGGAATGCAGCGCTTCGCCCCGTTGAACGGCTGGCCTGATAACCGCAACCTGGACAAGGCGCGCCGACTCCTATGGCCCGTTAAACAGAAGTACGGCCACCGGATCTCCTGGGCCGATCTGATGATCTTCGCGGGTAACCGTGCGCTGGAGTCCATGGGCTTCACGACATTCGGGTTCGGCGGTGGCCGGGAGGATGTATGGGAGGCCGACGCGACCTACTGGGGGCCAGAAGACACGTGGTTCGCCGACGCGCGACACAGCGGCGTCCGGGATCTGCACGAGCCCCTAGCGGCCAGCGAGATGGGACTGATCTACGTCGATCCGCAGGGTCCAGCCACGATGCCCGACCCGATCGCCGCCGCACGCGACATTCGTCAGACGTTCCGTCGCATGGGGTTAGACGACGAGGAGACCGTCGCACTGACTGCGGGCGGGCACACGTTCGGCAAGACCCATGGCGCGGCCGACCCAGCCCGCTGCCTCGGGCCCGAACCCGACGCCGCGCCGCTCGAGCTACAAGGTTTGGGCTGGGCAAGCCACTTCGGAACTGGCAACGGTGCCGACACCGTCACCAGTGGGCTCGAAGGAATCTGGACACCCACCCCGACCAGATGGGACAACAGCTTCCTGGAGGTACTGTTCGACTATGAGTGGGACGTGACGCTCAGCCCTGCCGGGCAATGGCAGTGGATCCCGAGCGACGGTGCCGGTGCCGGCACCGTCCCGGACGCCCATGACCCGTCCAAGACCCATGTCCCGACGGTACTCACCACGGATCTGGCATTGAAGGAGGACCGGGTATACGGGGCGATCGCTCGGCGATTCCTAGAGAATCCAGACCAGATGGCGGATGCGTTCGCTCGTGCCTGGTTCAAACTTACGCACATCGATATGGGCCCAACCCAGCGCTACCTGGGACCACTTGTCCCGTCCGAACAACTGATCTGGCAGGACCCGCTGCCCGACGTCGACCACGAGCTCGTCGATGCTGACGACGTTGCTGCGTTCAAGAGCCAAGTGCTCGAGTCGGGCCTGTCGGTTGGGCAACTGGTCTTCACGGCATGGGCTTCGGCTTCCACGTTCCGAAACAGCGACAAGCGCGGTGGGGCTAATGGTGCCCGAATCCGTCTCGAACCGCAGCGAAGCTGGGATGTCAATGAACCTGAAACGCTGGGTACGGTGCTGGGCACACTTGAACAGATCCGCAAGCAGTTCAACGATTCCCAGCGTGGCGGCAAAAAGATCTCGATTGCCGACCTGATCGTGCTTGGCGGATGCGCCGCGGTCGAACATGCTGCCGCCAGGGCCGGTCACGACATCGTGGTCCCATTCCGGCCGGGACGCACGGATGCAACGCAGGAATGGACCGACCCCGAATGGTTCGCCGTGCTGGAACCGAAAGCGGACGCATTCCGCAGCTACTTCGGCAAGGGCAACCGATTACCATCGGAAGTTCTGCTCATCGATCGTGCGGGACAACTGACCCTCAGTGCCCCCGAGATGACGGTGTTGCTGGGTGGCCTGCGCGTGCTAGGCGCCAACCACAGCCGATCCCCCCTAGGCGTGCTCACCTCGACACCGGGCTCGCTGACCAACGACTTCTTCGTCAACCTGCTCGACATGGACACAGTGTGGGCGCCAAGACCAGACGACGCCACGGCGGAGGCAACTTACGAGGGCCGCGACCGGCACACTGACGAGCTCAAGTGGGTCGCAAGTCGCACGGACCTCGTTTTTGCGAACGACTCTGAACTGCGTGCGCTGTCGGAGGTCTACGCGAGCCAGCACGCTGAAAAGAAGTTCATACGCGACTTCGCGTCCGCGTGGCACAAGGTCATGAACATTGACCGGTTCGACCGGTGA
- a CDS encoding MIP/aquaporin family protein, whose translation MSLGIVFLSEVFGTAMLTLLGCGVVANVALKGTKGNSGGFLMVTWGWGIAVFAGVYVAAKSGAHLNPAVTLGLLVNGKGEYAPDVKVDVASTLTYFGGELTGAFLGAVICWAAYKQHYDAEPVAANKLATFSTGPAIRSTTWNLVTEIIGTFVLVFVILTFGGTPSGLGPLAVALLVVGIGVSLGGPTGYAINPARDLGPRIAHAILPIKGKGSSDWSYSWIPVVGPLIGGTLAGAVAAVVPIIAAAAS comes from the coding sequence ATGTCTCTTGGAATTGTTTTCCTTTCCGAAGTATTCGGAACCGCGATGCTCACCCTGCTGGGCTGCGGTGTCGTGGCCAACGTTGCTCTGAAGGGCACAAAAGGCAACAGCGGCGGGTTCCTGATGGTGACCTGGGGATGGGGCATCGCCGTCTTCGCGGGTGTTTATGTTGCCGCCAAATCCGGCGCCCACCTCAATCCCGCCGTCACGCTGGGCCTGCTGGTAAACGGCAAGGGCGAATACGCCCCGGACGTCAAGGTCGATGTCGCCTCGACGCTGACCTACTTCGGCGGTGAACTGACCGGAGCATTCCTGGGTGCGGTCATTTGCTGGGCCGCGTACAAGCAGCACTACGATGCCGAGCCCGTGGCAGCCAACAAGCTCGCGACGTTCTCCACTGGCCCGGCCATCCGGTCCACCACCTGGAACCTCGTCACGGAGATCATCGGCACCTTCGTGCTGGTATTCGTCATCCTGACCTTTGGCGGGACGCCCTCGGGTCTGGGACCGCTGGCGGTCGCCCTGCTCGTGGTGGGCATCGGTGTATCACTGGGCGGACCGACGGGCTATGCCATCAACCCGGCCCGTGACCTCGGGCCGCGCATCGCACACGCAATCCTGCCCATCAAGGGCAAGGGTTCCAGCGACTGGAGCTACTCCTGGATCCCTGTTGTCGGCCCCCTAATCGGCGGAACACTGGCCGGAGCCGTCGCCGCTGTGGTCCCGATCATCGCCGCAGCAGCCTCCTGA
- the hxlA gene encoding 3-hexulose-6-phosphate synthase, whose translation MKLQVAIDLLTTEAALELAGKVAEYVDIIELGTPLIKAEGLSVVTAVKKAHPDKIVFADLKTMDAGELEADIAFNAGADLVTVLGVADDSTIAGAVKAAKAHNKGVVVDLIGVADKITRAQEVRALGAKFVEMHAGLDEQAQPGYDLNGLLRAGVEARVPFSVAGGVKPSTIDAVQQAGADVAVVGGAIYGAADPALVAKELRGAIMWRPAP comes from the coding sequence ATGAAACTCCAAGTCGCTATTGACCTCCTGACCACCGAAGCCGCCCTCGAACTGGCTGGCAAGGTCGCCGAATACGTGGACATCATCGAACTCGGCACCCCCTTGATCAAGGCCGAAGGCCTCTCCGTCGTCACCGCGGTCAAAAAAGCACACCCGGACAAGATTGTCTTCGCAGATCTGAAGACCATGGACGCCGGCGAACTTGAAGCCGACATCGCCTTCAACGCCGGCGCCGACCTGGTCACCGTGCTCGGCGTCGCCGACGACTCCACCATCGCCGGTGCTGTCAAAGCAGCCAAGGCCCACAACAAGGGCGTCGTCGTTGACCTCATCGGCGTGGCAGACAAGATCACCCGCGCCCAGGAAGTCCGCGCCCTGGGTGCGAAGTTCGTCGAGATGCACGCCGGCCTGGACGAGCAGGCCCAGCCCGGTTACGACTTGAACGGGCTGCTCCGCGCTGGCGTAGAAGCCCGCGTTCCGTTCTCCGTCGCAGGCGGCGTGAAGCCGAGCACCATCGACGCTGTCCAGCAGGCCGGCGCCGATGTCGCCGTCGTCGGCGGCGCCATCTACGGGGCAGCCGACCCGGCCCTGGTAGCCAAGGAACTCCGTGGCGCAATCATGTGGCGCCCCGCACCCTAG
- a CDS encoding Chromate resistance protein ChrB: MNWLLLIVRLPPGESSRTRVAVWRELRKFGAAPVSSGVWTVPETPYFSSAVQKVVELAARGSGEVLVLPTPGAEDHAADPLRSAFRNQRLDEWQEFSRDCKAFEEEIAKETRNRKFTLAELEEKEQSMERLRRWFRDLKSRDVLELAEADAAEDLLRQCAVLFDEYAERVYSALHAPAGPLLSPGNGE; the protein is encoded by the coding sequence ATGAACTGGTTGCTCCTGATTGTCCGTTTGCCTCCCGGGGAGTCGTCCCGGACGAGGGTTGCTGTGTGGCGGGAACTGCGCAAGTTCGGTGCCGCACCGGTGTCATCCGGTGTATGGACAGTGCCTGAAACGCCGTATTTTTCCTCGGCTGTTCAGAAGGTCGTGGAGTTGGCGGCCCGCGGTTCCGGGGAGGTGCTCGTTCTACCCACGCCCGGAGCCGAAGACCACGCAGCAGATCCGCTTCGTTCCGCTTTCCGCAATCAGCGCCTGGACGAATGGCAAGAGTTCTCCCGTGACTGTAAGGCCTTCGAAGAAGAAATCGCCAAGGAGACACGGAACAGGAAATTCACCCTCGCCGAGCTGGAGGAGAAAGAGCAGAGCATGGAGCGGCTGCGCCGTTGGTTCCGGGATCTGAAGAGCCGCGACGTTCTTGAACTCGCAGAAGCCGATGCCGCTGAAGACCTTCTGCGCCAATGCGCTGTCCTCTTTGATGAATACGCCGAGCGCGTCTATTCCGCGCTGCACGCCCCGGCCGGCCCGCTTCTTAGTCCAGGGAACGGAGAGTAG
- a CDS encoding YkvA family protein, translating into MDWWETLPAILAGVAAVYVVLLAGLWVYARRHPETVAMKDALRLLPDLLRVIRRLTTDKTVSPGVRVKLILLLAYLLSPLDFVPDFLPVIGYADDVIIVVIVLRSAIRSAGPEPLRRHWPGTPAGLLIIERLAGISQSGDKSRHP; encoded by the coding sequence GTGGACTGGTGGGAGACTCTGCCGGCTATCCTGGCCGGAGTGGCAGCGGTATATGTTGTCTTGTTGGCTGGGCTGTGGGTTTATGCCCGCCGTCACCCGGAAACCGTGGCGATGAAGGACGCGTTGCGTCTACTACCGGACCTGCTGCGCGTGATCCGGAGGCTTACGACCGACAAAACTGTTTCGCCCGGCGTGCGGGTCAAACTAATACTGCTGCTCGCCTACCTGCTCTCACCGTTGGACTTCGTCCCGGATTTCCTCCCCGTGATCGGCTACGCCGACGACGTAATCATCGTCGTCATTGTCCTGCGCTCCGCCATCCGTTCCGCAGGGCCTGAACCGCTCCGTCGGCACTGGCCCGGCACCCCAGCCGGCCTGCTGATCATCGAACGGCTTGCCGGGATCAGTCAGTCCGGCGACAAATCCCGACACCCGTAA